One genomic segment of Myxocyprinus asiaticus isolate MX2 ecotype Aquarium Trade chromosome 14, UBuf_Myxa_2, whole genome shotgun sequence includes these proteins:
- the LOC127451831 gene encoding zinc finger protein 281-like, whose protein sequence is MSLIQDKLGNEFLRSNGGMESSFGPSMLMFSHLPPVTSFTRLASQTVMADLQPHEMILKKERDSPDCGGGLNAGGMGGGGCIGGMMGGVGDYVHAMGIKQEKISEHDYRLPLYPGGGAGAGVRSGGELLEVSLGNHQNLVVHDLSLGNLAGRLVKESSGKKGRRSNGEGQESKTRRKRGESKSMMLDPDGGSFSPNSKPHICEHCNAAFRSSYHLRRHILIHTGERPFRCTQCNMSFIQKYLLQRHEKIHSGEKPFSCDQCNMRFIQKYHMERHKRTHSGEKPYKCDTCQQYFSRTDRLLKHKRTCGDAIKKGLDGAEDELGAAGEGDHGSYGITQGNVATPGRKRGKSKNPGEGGERKRKKSAVAVGASHSQGVEGFALHDFSSVGNHGVSTTSSSAQQSPSMHVEHSRAPKMAFKKGNKKSLEKTTHPMNQSKPGSLDLPGGGGLDTLGLLPGPVAKVGPNSSNYDDAMQFLKKRRYLHAANNGGAGTGVSDYDVGISHLQSQPTVIQGVVSGVLDGDAALGLLDSSPLGDIKQDKSGIPDEVLQSLLDHYAHKSDVTFDITDPHHVELQSPATDVTDQLGPEGTGSSPNSGDKAVIMNEYSRFLLQALERTSHTANFPLGPIPISAANITGPFPGPCPILSDKHVYTSSPLEYSFSQPVSSSPSLSSVPKSHFGLLEGSSPPQGFHMSSLEQSAHTQQQLTPSQELTEQLDKQHTSPPPPQHTPNANSYQITPQPPDLGSQKDPQGPKNGATATTGGFSLATSQDLATLDPAKAPYQIENFAQAFGVQFKGGRVPLPFSSDSGGEVNHSIQTPVSEFSGYSSLLADASDPVSTGSKTPTSQSYR, encoded by the exons ATGAGCCTGATCCAGGATAAACTTGGCAACGAGTTTCTCCGCTCCAATGGTGGCATGGAGTCAAGTTTTGGTCCGAGCATGCTCATGTTCAGCCATCTTCCCCCTGTTACCAGCTTCACCCGCCTGGCCAGTCAAACGGTTATGGCTGACCTGCAGCCCCACGAGATGATCCTCAAGAAGGAGCGAGACTCGCCGGACTGTGGTGGAGGGCTTAATGCTGGAGGCATGGGTGGTGGAGGTTGCATCGGGGGGATGATGGGAGGTGTGGGCGATTATGTTCATGCCATGGGCATTAAACAGGAGAAGATTTCTGAACACGATTACAGATTGCCCCTCTACCCGGGGGGTGGAGCCGGAGCTGGAGTACGAAGTGGAGGGGAGTTACTGGAGGTGTCGCTGGGCAACCATCAGAACCTGGTGGTGCATGACCTCAGCCTGGGAAAC CTGGCAGGACGGCTGGTAAAAGAATCCTCAGGGAAGAAAGGTCGAAGGTCAAATGGTGAGGGACAAGAAAGCAAGACACGGAGGAAACGAGGAGAGTCGAAG TCTATGATGCTGGATCCAGATGGAGGTAGCTTTTCTCCAAACTCCAAACCGCACATCTGTGAGCACTGCAATGCAGCTTTCAGGAGCTCCTATCATTTACGCAGACACATACTTATACACACAG GTGAGAGGCCTTTCCGCTGTACTCAATGTAACATGAGCTTCATTCAGAAATACCTCTTACAGAGACACGAGAAGATTCACAGTG GAGAGAAGCCATTCAGCTGTGATCAGTGCAACATGCGTTTCATTCAGAAGTATCACATGGAAAGACACAAAAGAACACATAGTGGAGAAAAGCCATACAAGTGTGATACCTGCCAACAG TATTTTTCCAGAACGGACCGGTTGCTGAAGCACAAGCGGACATGTGGAGATGCCATAAAAAAGGGCTTGGACGGGGCGGAGGATGAGTTGGGTGCAGCAGGTGAAGGAGACCATGGCAGCTATGGAATCACTCAGGGAAACGTGGCCACACCTGGCCGCAAACGAGGCAAGTCAAAAAATCCTGGAGAGGGGGGTGAGCGCAAACGTAAGAAGTCAGCCGTGGCTGTGGGGGCATCACACAGTCAGGGGGTTGAGGGCTTTGCTCTTCATGATTTCAGCTCAGTTGGCAACCATGGTGTATCAACTACATCATCTTCTGCCCAGCAAAGCCCCAGCATGCATGTGGAACACAGCCGGGCTCCCAAGATGGCCTTCAAGAAGGGGAACAAGAAGTCCTTAGAAAAGACTACTCACCCCATGAATCAATCCAAGCCAGGGAGCCTGGATTTGCCTGGGGGAGGAGGCTTGGACACCCTTGGGCTTCTTCCGGGGCCTGTGGCCAAAGTGGGCCCCAACAGCAGTAACTATGATGATGCCATGCAGTTTCTGAAGAAGAGGCGATACCTCCATGCAGCAAACAATGGAGGTGCAGGCACTGGAGTGTCAGACTACGACGTAGGCATCAGTCATCTGCAGTCACAACCGACGGTCATTCAGGGTGTCGTTTCTGGGGTTCTGGATGGTGATGCCGCACTGGGGCTTCTGGACTCCTCTCCTCTTGGAGATATCAAACAGGACAAATCTGGAATCCCAGATGAGGTTCTGCAGAGCTTGTTGGACCACTACGCTCACAAGTCCGATGTGACTTTCGACATCACAGATCCCCATCATGTGGAGCTCCAGTCACCCGCAACAGATGTCACAGACCAGCTGGGACCCGAGGGCACCGGCTCAAGTCCCAACAGTGGAGACAAAGCTGTGATCATGAATGAGTACTCGCGCTTTCTTTTACAGGCACTAGAGCGGACCAGTCACACCGCAAACTTCCCGTTGGGCCCGATTCCCATTTCTGCCGCCAATATCACTGGACCATTTCCTGGACCTTGCCCAATTCTCTCAGACAAACATGTGTATACTTCCTCACCTTTGGAGTACTCATTCTCACAGCCTGTATCCTCTTCACCCTCCCTCTCCTCTGTGCCAAAGTCTCACTTTGGTCTACTAGAGGGTTCATCACCTCCACAGGGTTTCCACATGAGCAGCTTGGAGCagtctgcacacacacaacagcagctCACACCTTCCCAGGAGCTCACGGAACAGCTGGACAAACAGCACACCTCCCCGCCGCCACCTCAACATACCCCCAACGCCAATTCCTACCAGATCACACCTCAGCCTCCTGACTTGGGCAGTCAGAAGGATCCACAAGGGCCGAAAAACGGAGCCACAGCCACCACCGGAGGATTCTCCCTGGCCACATCGCAGGATCTGGCAACCCTGGACCCAGCCAAGGCTCCTTATCAGATTGAAAACTTTGCCCAGGCTTTTGGGGTGCAGTTTAAAGGGGGACGAGTGCCCCTGCCATTCAGCAGTGACTCGGGGGGAGAGGTTAATCACAGTATACAGACACCAGTCTCCGAATTCTCAGGGTATAGCAGTCTCTTGGCTGATGCCAGTGACCCGGTCAGCACTGGCTCCAAAACCCCAACAAGCCAAAGCTACAGGTGA